The following are encoded in a window of Pygocentrus nattereri isolate fPygNat1 chromosome 5, fPygNat1.pri, whole genome shotgun sequence genomic DNA:
- the eef1a1a gene encoding elongation factor 1-alpha 1a: MGKEKLHINIVVIGHVDSGKSTTTGHLIYKCGGIDKRTIEKFEKEAAEMGKGSFKYAWVLDKLKAERERGITIDISLWKFETSKYYVTIIDAPGHRDFIKNMITGTSQADCAVLIVAAGVGEFEAGISKNGQTREHALLAYTLGVKQLIVGINKMDSTEPNYSQKRYEEIVKEVSTYIKKIGYNPETVAFVPISGWNGDNMLEASPNMTWFKGWKITRKEGNVSGTTLLEALDAIQPPTRPTDKPLRLPLQDVYKIGGIGTVPVGRVETGILKPGMVVTFAPVNVTTEVKSVEMHHEALSEALPGDNVGFNVKNVSVKDIRRGNVAGDSKNDPPQEAATFTAQVIILNHPGQISAGYAPVLDCHTAHIACKFAELKEKIDRRSGKKLEDNPKNLKSGDAAIVDMVPGKPMCVESFSEYPPLGRFAVRDMRQTVAVGVIKGVEKKALTGGKVTKSAQKAQKAK; the protein is encoded by the exons ATGGGAAAGGAGAAGCTCCACATCAACATTGTGGTCATTGGCCATGTCGACTCTGGCAAGTCCACCACGACTGGCCACCTCATCTACAAGTGTGGTGGGATAGACAAGAGAACCATTGAGAAGTTTGAGAAAGAGGCTGCTGAG ATGGGCAAGGGGTCCTTTAAGTATGCCTGGGTGTTGGATAAGCTGAAGGCAGAGCGGGAACGTGGTATCACTATCGACATCTCCCTCTGGAAATTTGAGACCAGCAAGTACTATGTCACCATCATTGATGCTCCCGGTCACAGGGACTTCATCAAGAACATGATTACTGGCACCTCCCAA GCAGACTGTGCTGTACTGATTGTGGCAGCTGGTGTTGGCGAGTTTGAAGCTGGTATCTCAAAGAATGGCCAAACCAGAGAGCACGCTCTTCTAGCCTACACACTGGGCGTCAAGCAGCTCATTGTAGGCATCAACAAGATGGACTCCACAGAGCCCAACTACAGCCAGAAGCGCTATGAGGAAATTGTGAAGGAAGTCAGCACCTACATCAAAAAGATTGGATACAACCCAGAAACCGTTGCATTTGTTCCCATTTCTGGCTGGAATGGTGATAACATGTTGGAGGCCAGCCCCAAT ATGACTTGGTTCAAAGGTTGGAAGATTACTCGTAAGGAGGGGAATGTATCTGGGACTACTCTCCTGGAAGCTCTGGATGCCATTCAGCCCCCGACCCGTCCTACTGACAAGCCACTCCGCTTGCCCCTGCAGGATGTCTACAAGATTGGAG GTATTGGAACTGTCCCCGTGGGCCGTGTGGAGACTGGCATTCTGAAGCCTGGCATGGTGGTGACCTTTGCCCCTGTTAATGTGACCACTGAAGTTAAGTCTGTAGAGATGCATCATGAAGCTCTGTCTGAGGCTTTACCTGGAGACAACGTGGGCTTCAATGTCAAAAACGTTTCGGTGAAAGATATTCGTCGTGGGAATGTTGCTGGGGACAGCAAGAATGACCCACCCCAAGAGGCAGCTACCTTCACTGCTCAA GTGATCATCCTGAACCACCCAGGGCAGATCAGTGCTGGTTATGCCCCTGTGCTAGATTGCCATACTGCACATATTGCCTGCAAGTTTGCTGAGCTGAAGGAGAAGATTGACCGTCGTTCTGGGAAGAAACTAGAGGATAATCCCAAGAACCTGAAGTCTGGAGATGCTGCTATTGTTGACATGGTCCCTGGAAAGCCTATGTGTGTGGAAAGCTTCTCTGAGTATCCTCCTCTTG GGCGCTTTGCTGTGCGTGACATGCGTCAGACCGTGGCTGTCGGTGTGATCAAGGGAGTTGAGAAGAAGGCTCTGACCGGTGGCAAGGTCACCAAGTCTGCTCAGAAAGCTCAGAAGGCCAAATGA
- the cgas gene encoding cyclic GMP-AMP synthase, with the protein MSEEVLLHAMSGRGKKVDERPRAKAPGSGRRKSSAKAEEQKRASADVEAPTEVKKKPEQQKKGEEKKHADNKARGGAQPRDTRPPASSEPLCASNDQPCIAKSAEVKKVPRGPPKKGNSMDGNPARILQDTLEKLKIRKNQKNEVAKYVNDIHGAINKHVEVSLSWCKRIQVLKTGSYYENVKICECDEFDLMLAVSVERVDIQPFGEDGAFYSVAVKRHSKHPLDRFLNEDKTIKASEMLKEFRDKVKEAAAKLPYDVTVDRKKQGCPAVTLQVKKGDTLISLDFVLGLEVHSSSWPHFTNDGFKIDNWLGKKVKRDLKYKPYYLVSKYQGRGTREQDGVIAKDAWRISFSHVEKEILKNHGHSKTCCESQPCCRKQCLKLLKYLVQRLKEMYPKEAAKLCSYHAKTTLLHACANRVEDSEWAADQLSHCFQLLLHDFEEHLRKQHLPNFFVPSHNLLKSAGMDKKSCNLLADYIEYERNNGFPLFR; encoded by the exons ATGAGTGAAGAGGTCCTTTTACACGCCATGAGCGGCAGAGGAAAGAAAGTCGATGAGAGACCAAGAGCTAAAGCTCCAGGGTCCGGCCGGAGAAAAAGCTCAGCAAAGGCTGAGGAGCAGAAAAGGGCAAGCGCGGACGTGGAAGCACCAACGGAGGTAAAGAAAAAGCCGGAGCAACAGAAAaagggagaggaaaagaaacaTGCAGACAACAAAGCGAGAGGCGGCGCGCAGCCCCGGGACACACGACCGCCCGCTTCCAGCGAACCTCTCTGCGCGTCTAACGACCAGCCATGTATTGCAAAAAGTGCAGAGGTGAAAAAAGTCCCCAGAGGTCCACCGAAGAAAGGCAACAGCATGGACGGCAATCCAGCCAGAATTCTCCAGGACACCCTTGAAAAGTTAAAGATAAGGAAAAATCAGAAAAACGAGGTGGCGAAATACGTGAATGACATCCATGGGGCTATAAATAAACATGTGGAAGTGAGTCTGAGCTGGTGTAAAAGAATCCAGGTGCTCAAGACAGGAAGCTATTACGAAAACGTTAAA ATTTGTGAGTGTGATGAATTCGACTTGATGCTGGCCGTCTCCGTGGAGAGAGTGGACATCCAGCCTTTCGGAGAGGACGGCGCCTTCTACAGCGTGGCAGTGAAGCGCCATTCGAAACATCCTTTAGACAGATTCCTCAACGAAGACAAAACCATCAAGGCCAGTGAAATGCTCAAAGAATTCAGGGATAAAGTGAAGGAAGCTGCAGCCAAACTACCGT atgatGTCACCGTTGACAGGAAAAAGCAGGGCTGCCCAGCTGTGACCCTGCAGGTGAAGAAGGGTGACACGCTCATCTCTCTGGACTTTGTCTTGGGGCTGGAGGTGCACAGCTCAAGCTGGCCCCATTTCACAAATGACGGATTTAAAATCGACAACTGGCTTggcaaaaaagtgaaaagggATTTAAAGTACAAACCCTATTATTTGGTGTCCAAATACCAGGGAAGAGGCACAAGAGAACAAGATGGGGTCATCGCCAAGG ACGCATGGCGCATCTCTTTTTCACATGTGGAGAAGGAAATACTGAAAAACCACGGCCATTCCAAGACCTGCTGCGAGAGCCAACCATGCTGCAG GAAGCAGTGTCTGAAGCTGCTGAAGTACCTGGTGCAAAGGCTGAAGGAGATGTACCCAAAGGAGGCAGCTAAGCTGTGCTCGTACCATGCCAAGACCACCCTGCTCCATGCATGTGCAAACCGTGTGGAAGACAGTGAATGGGCTGCTGACCAACTCAGTCACTGCTTCCAGCTGCTCCTCCACGACTTCGAAGAGCACCTGAGGAAACAACATCTGCCCAACTTCTTCGTTCCCTCGCACAACCTTCTGAAGTCGGCCGGCATGGACAAAAAAAGCTGCAATTTACTGGCGGACTACATAGAGTACGAGCGCAACAACGGCTTTCCTCTGTT
- the slc17a5 gene encoding sialin: MKQSASDSETDDYEQPLLHRKQDDDIIRAPVLCSSRYGLAILSCYGFFVAYALRVNLSVAMVDMLNSSSSSSGANDSVCPRHSSPARPKHNHTASVYDWDSETQGWILGSFFYGYIITQIPGGYLARKYGAKWLLGFGILGTVIFTLLTPVAADLGAGYLIAVRVLEGIGEGVTFPAMHAMWASWAPPLERSRLLTISYAGAQLGTVVALPLSGQICFYLDWTYVFYIFGAVGLLWFILWVFLVSNSPSSHRRISETERTYITASLQNELSPTSDYIPWTSILTSVPLWAIVVAHFSYNWTFYTLLTLLPTYMNDILGFSIKQNGMLSALPYLGCWLLSMGGGQLADYLRETCLFRTVIVRKAFTIIGMMGPAVFLVAAGYTNCNYIMAIIFLTVSSSLGGFSASGFNINHLDIAPSYAGILLGITNSFATIPGMVGPVIARSLTKSNTILEWRTVFFISAGINLFGALFYTLFGKGTVQPWAVHRVHIQ; this comes from the exons ATGAAGCAGTCAGCATCAGATTCAGAAACTGATGATTATGAGCAGCCTCTGCTCCATCGAAAACAGGACGATGACATAATAAGAG CTCCAGTGCTCTGCTCTTCACGCTATGGCCTTGCCATACTGTCCTGTTATGGGTTCTTCGTGGCATATGCGCTGCGTGTGAATCTTAGTGTGGCAATGGTGGACATGCTaaatagcagcagcagcagcagcggtgCCAATGACTCCGTCTGCCCAAGGCACAGCAGTCCTGCACGCCCCAAACACAACCACACA GCCAGTGTGTATGACTGGGACTCGGAGACTCAGGGCTGGATCCTGGGCTCCTTCTTTTATGGCTACATAATCACTCAGATACCAGGTGGCTACCTGGCACGCAAGTATGGTGCCAAGTGGCTGCTGGGCTTCGGTATCCTGGGAACTGTGATCTTCACTCTGCTCACTCCTGTGGCTGCAGACCTGGGTGCTGGCTACCTCATTGCAGTCAGGGTGTTGGAGGGCATAGGGGAG GGAGTGACATTTCCTGCTATGCATGCTATGTGGGCATCTTGGGCCCCACCACTGGAGAGAAGTCGACTGCTTACCATCTCTTACGCAG GTGCCCAGCTTGGCACTGTGGTAGCCCTCCCCTTGTCTGGCCAGATATGTTTTTACTTGGACTGGACATACGTTTTCTACATTTTTG GAGCTGTTGGTCTTCTGTGGTTTATCCTGTGGGTTTTTCTTGTCAGCAACAGCCCGAGTTCACACAGGAGAATATCTGAGACGGAGAGGACCTACATAACAGCCTCTTTACAAAATGAA CTTTCTCCAACCTCAGACTACATACCATGGACATCCATCCTCACATCTGTGCCATTATGGGCCATAGTTGTTGCCCATTTCTCTTACAACTGGACATTTTACACATTGCTCACTCTCTTGCCCACCTATATGAATGACATACTGGGCTTCAGCATTAAACAG aatgggatgctctctGCTCTGCCTTACCTGGGCTGCTGGTTATTGTCTATGGGAGGAGGCCAGTTGGCAGACTACCTGAGGGAGACCTGCCTCTTTCGCACTGTGATTGTACGCAAGGCCTTTACTATCATAG gcATGATGGGGCCCGCTGTGTTCCTGGTAGCAGCAGGTTACACTAACTGTAATTACATCATGGCTATTATTTTCCTCACCGTCTCTTCATCTCTGGGTGGCTTTTCAGCATCTGGCTTCAACATCAACCATCTAGACATTGCGCCATC ATATGCTGGAATTTTACTTGGAATCACAAACTCCTTTGCAACTATACCAGGCATGGTGGGTCCTGTAATCGCAAGATCACTGACCAAATCT AACACCATTTTAGAGTGGAGAACAGTTTTCTTCATCTCAGCTGGGATAAATCTGTTTGGAGCTCTCTTTTACACACTGTTTGGTAAAGGTACAGTGCAGCCCTGGGCAGTCCACAGAGTGCATATACAgtga